A region from the Bactrocera dorsalis isolate Fly_Bdor chromosome 1, ASM2337382v1, whole genome shotgun sequence genome encodes:
- the LOC109579779 gene encoding hemolysin E, giving the protein MKAALLVLFAVGLSSARTITYHNVNISSDQPISDEDLLKNWAQSIEVFDQSLDDYIDWVSFDKMFEEMINHSGEYSVWSIQSIRDYFLKSRDLYYDAVACVFEWCSVIDIMMTSFVGLYEDYSDKTKEQQKELIVASLDEGIDRMGKAIGLLDDSRNHVNTGIEDLTNVISNVSAAFRKDEREHTTKINDLNKNAMNSLSQSFFGGIISLIMTETAYKPEARKKFEKIEGSFNFMRDKIQNAITKALEIKKKLSQEVIYISGLRGTVKGNKLIFSRSLRIPIVKNAVNKLKGQCSAYQTRHGKKQ; this is encoded by the coding sequence ATGAAGGCCGCATTGCTTGTCCTGTTTGCCGTTGGCTTGTCATCAGCCAGAACTATAACTTACCACAACGTAAACATATCTAGCGATCAACCCATTTCTGACgaggatttattaaaaaattgggcTCAATCCATCGAGGTGTTCGATCAAAGCTTGGACGACTACATAGACTGGGTGTCTTTTGACAAAATGTTTGAAGAAATGATCAATCATAGTGGGGAATATAGCGTCTGGAGTATACAGAGTATTAGAGACTATTTTCTTAAAAGCCGTGATCTTTATTACGACGCAGTAGCTTGTGTATTCGAATGGTGTTCTGTCATCGACATTATGATGACGTCATTTGTTGGCTTATATGAAGATTATagcgacaaaactaaagagCAACAAAAAGAGTTGATTGTAGCAAGTTTAGATGAGGGAATAGACAGAATGGGAAAAGCTATCGGTCTTTTAGATGACAGTCGAAATCATGTTAATACTGGTATTGAAGACTTGACGAACGTCATATCTAACGTTTCTGCAGCTTTTAGAAAAGATGAAAGAGAGCATACGACtaaaattaatgatttaaatAAGAACGCAATGAATTCTTTGAGTCAAAGTTTTTTTGGGGGAATAATAAGCCTCATTATGACGGAAACAGCATATAAACCCGAAGCACGGAAAAAATTCGAGAAAATTGAGGGatcatttaattttatgagAGATAAAATTCAAAACGCGATCACAAAGGCCttagaaattaagaaaaaattgtcaCAAGAAGTAATATACATATCAGGACTAAGAGGAACGGTTAAGGGAAATAAACTCATTTTCTCTAGATCGCTTCGAATTCCTATTGTAAAAAATGCTGTTAATAAATTGAAAGGTCAATGCAGCGCTTATCAAACAAGACATGGAAAAAAGCAATAA